One window of the Podospora pseudopauciseta strain CBS 411.78 chromosome 4, whole genome shotgun sequence genome contains the following:
- the ERG13 gene encoding 3-hydroxy-3-methylglutaryl coenzyme A synthase (COG:I; EggNog:ENOG503NUD4), with protein sequence MASRPQNIGIKAIEIYFPSQYVEQTELEKFDGVSTGKYTIGLGQTKMSFCDDREDIYSFSLTVVSNLLKKYNIDTNSIGRLEVGTETILDKSKSVKSVLMQLFGDNTNIEGVDTVNACYGGTNAVFNSVNWIESSAWDGRDAIVVAGDIALYAKGNARPTGGAGAVALLIGPDAPIVFEPGMRGSYMQHAYDFYKPDLTSEYPYVDGHYSINCYSEALDGAYRAYCKREAQLTKGVNGHANGNANGVTDDILKTPLDRFDYMAFHAPTCKLVQKSYARLLYHDYLADPEHKAFAEVPADIRDMDYKKSLTDKVVEKTFMTLTKKRFQERVNPAIQVATLCGNMYCASVWGGLASLIGHVDSANLQGKRIALFSYGSGLAASFFSFRINGSTETISKTLDIPQRLVARRAVPPETYDSMCDLRKKAHLQKDYVPTGEVSTIAPGTYYLEKVDDMFKRFYAVKE encoded by the exons ATGGCCTCCCGTCCCCAGAACATTGGCATCAAGGCCATCGAAATCTACTTCCCCAGCCAG TATGTGGAGCAAACCGAGCTTGAAAAGTTCGATGGCGTTAGCACGGGCAAGTATACAATTGGTCTCGGCCAGACTAAGATGAGCTTCTGCGACGACCGTGAGG ATATCTACTCGTTCAGCTTGACCGTCGtgtccaacctcctcaagaagTACAACATCGACACCAACTCGATCGGCCGTCTCGAGGTCGGTACCGAGACCATCCTCGACAAGTCCAAGTCGGTCAAGTCGGTGTTGATGCAGCTGTTTGgcgacaacaccaacattGAGGGTGTCGACACAGTAAACGCCTGCTACGGCGGCACCAACGCCGTTTTCAACTCTGTCAACTGGATCGAGTCTTCTGCCTGGGATGGCCGCGATGCCATTGTTGTTGCCGGTGATATTGCCCTCTACGCCAAGGGCAATGCCCGCCCGActggtggtgccggtgccgttGCGCTCTTGATTGGTCCTGATGCGCCAATCGTTTTCGAGCCCGGCATGCGTGGCAGCTACATGCAGCACGCCTATGATTTCTACAAGCCCGACCTCACCTCCGAGTACCCCTATGTTGATGGCCACTACTCCATCAACTGCTACTCCGAGGCCCTCGACGGTGCTTACCGCGCCTACTGCAAGCGCGAGGCCCAGCTCACCAAGGGCGTCAACGGCCATGCCAACGGCAACGCCAACGGCGTAACAGACGACATCCTCAAGACTCCCCTTGACCGCTTCGACTACATGGCTTTCCACGCCCCTACCTGCAAGCTCGTGCAAAAGTCGTATGCCCGCCTCCTCTACCACGACTACCTTGCCGACCCTGAGCACAAGGCCTTCGCCGAGGTTCCCGCCGACATCCGCGACATGGACTACAAGAAGTCTCTGACCGACAAGGTTGTCGAGAAGACCTTCATGACCCTCACCAAGAAGCGCTTCCAGGAGCGCGTCAACCCCGCTATCCAGGTTGCTACTCTTTGCGGTAACATGTACTGCGCCAGCGTCTGGGGCGGTCTTGCCAGCTTGATCGGCCACGTCGACAGCGCCAACCTCCAGGGCAAGCGCatcgccctcttctcctACGGCTCCGGTCTtgccgcctccttcttctctttccgCATCAACGGCAGCACCGAGACCATTTCCAAGACTCTTGACATTCCCCAGAGACTTGTCGCTCGCCGCGCCGTCCCCCCAGAGACCTACGACTCG ATGTGCGACCTCCGCAAGAAGGCCCATCTCCAGAAGGACTACGTCCCCACCGGCGAGGTGTCCACCATTGCCCCCGGCACCTACTACCTTGAGAAGGTCGACGACATGTTCAAGAGGTTCTATGCCGTCAAGGAGTAA
- a CDS encoding hypothetical protein (EggNog:ENOG503NX6C; COG:U) — MNETLIPPGIGGESAALSPIAMLDYLFPGFTLLANFLQSHLGINLNLYIPVIMSFSFVAAAWRYLSSYLNDLMESYLMSVVDVRTDDEIYNMLMGWVAQQTFSQGARRFVANTNLNSRMYWWMWGSNDDDDEDDGAEIDESGCVVTKKKKKALAYTPTFGSHWFIYKRRLLIFKRQQPTTQSPFYTTSEREEISISCFGRNPWVLKELLNEARSMYLKRDEAKTLIYRGALKGTGLEPTWQRCMARTSRPFSTVILNEDVKKKLIDDVTDYLNPATRRWYANRGIPYRRGYLLWGPPGTGKSSLSLALAGFFKMRIYIVSLSSMTATEENLASLFAELPRRCVVLLEDIDTAGLTHTRDPASQPDSSSPGGESPLLLAAPPVPDPKGKPTSLPGRLSLSGLLNILDGVASQEGRVLIMTTNHLEKLDKALIRPGRVDMQVKFDKADTSMVAAIFRAIYAPLEEDTAPAPLSSSQSPALAALEKRLNPRSDASRKEKDEKKQEVLNKVDALAKEFASKIPTMEFSPAEIQGFLLKNKRNPEKAVEGVEEWLVVARKEQKEREVEQAKKKEEEAKKAAKKAAKKAKKKAAKRKARGKKRRGDDTTESEDGTDSESGSEAEESDSEGSESEEEKTKKKNKEGKRTEKKKKGKEKEKKLAVEVRVDTPPPSGSEADKAAVPELKLDEKPAAAVVVAAPPAKAMTIDTKKANEEEVERAQVSGDSGYGATAAERDAAAPVEVVA; from the coding sequence ATGAACGAAACTCTCATCCCGCCGGGGATCGGCGGCGAGTCCGCCGCCCTAAGCCCCATCGCCATGTTGGACTACCTCTTCCCCGgcttcaccctcctcgccaacttTCTGCAATCCCACCTCggcatcaacctcaacctctaCATCCCCGTTATTATGTCCTTTTCCTTCGTCGCCGCCGCATGGCGCTATCTGTCATCATACCTCAACGACCTGATGGAATCCTACCTCATGTCCGTCGTCGACGTCCGCACCGACGACGAAATCTACAACATGCTCATGGGCTGGGTCGCACAGCAGACCTTCTCCCAAGGGGCCCGGCGGTTCGTGGcaaacaccaacctcaactCGAGGATGTACTGGTGGATGTGGGGGtccaacgacgacgacgacgaagatgacGGAGCCGAGATTGACGAATCCGGCTGTGTGgtcaccaagaagaagaaaaaggctCTAGCTTACACGCCCACGTTTGGGAGTCACTGGTTTATTTACAAGCGCCGCCTGCTCATCTTCAAGCGCCAGCAGCCCACGACACAAAGCCCTTTTTACACCACCagcgagagggaggagatctCCATTTCTTGCTTTGGGAGAAACCCGTGGGTGTTGAAGGAGTTGCTCAACGAAGCGAGAAGCATGTACCTCAAGCGCGACGAGGCCAAAACTCTCATTTACCGCGGCGCACTTAAGGGGACCGGGTTGGAGCCCACCTGGCAACGTTGCATGGCGCGCACCTCCCGCCCCTTCTCCACTGTCATCCTCAATGAGGACGTaaagaagaagctcatcgACGATGTGACTGATTACCTCAACCCTGCCACGAGGAGGTGGTACGCCAACCGAGGCATCCCCTACCGCCGCGGGTATCTCCTCTGGGGCCCCCCAGGCACAGGGAAGtcatccctctccctcgcgTTGGCAGGCTTCTTCAAAATGAGAATCTACATCGTCTCTTTGTCGTCCATGACCGCCACAGAAGAaaacctcgcctccctcttcgcTGAACTCCCCCGGCGGTGCGTCGTGCTGCTGGAGGACATTGACACGGCCGGTTTGACCCACACCCGCGACCCTGCTTCCCAACCTgattcctcctcccccggcggcgaatcccccctcctcctcgccgcccccCCAGTCCCAGACCCGAAAGGTaaacccacctccctccccggccgcctctccctctcaggcctcctcaacatcctcgacgGCGTCGCCAGCCAGGAAGGCCGCGTGTTGATAATGACGACCAACCACCTCGAGAAACTCGACAAGGCCCTCATCCGCCCCGGCAGGGTAGACATGCAAGTCAAATTCGACAAGGCGGACACCTCCATGGTTGCCGCCATCTTCCGTGCCATCTACGCCCCCCTTGAAGAAGACACCGCCCCCGCCCCGTTATCTTCATCTCAATCCCCTGCTCTTGCCGCGCTCGAGAAAAGACTCAACCCCCGTTCCGACGCCTCCCGGAAAGAAAAGGACGAGAAAAAACAAGAGGTCTTGAACAAAGTCGACGCCCTGGCAAAAGAATTCGCCTCCAAAATCCCCACCATGGAGTTCTCCCCTGCCGAGATCCAGGGTTTTCTCCTGAAAAATAAACGCAACCCTGAAAAGGCCGtcgagggggtggaggagtggcttgttgttgcgaggaaggagcagaaagaaagagaggtGGAacaagccaagaagaaggaggaggaggcgaagaaggcggcgaagaaggctgcgaaaaaggcaaagaagaaggctgcgaagaggaaggcgagggggaagaagaggaggggggatgataCCACTGAGAGTGAGGACGGGACGGACAGTGAGAGCGGGAgtgaggcggaggagagtGATAGTGAGGGGAGcgagagtgaggaggagaagacgaaaaagaagaataaggaggggaagaggactgagaagaagaagaaggggaaggaaaaggagaagaagctggcggtggaggttAGGGTTGATACACCCCCTCCGAGCGGCTCTGAAGCCGACAAGGCGGCCGTGCCTGAACTCAAGCTGGATGAGAagcccgctgctgctgttgttgttgctgctccTCCGGCGAAGGCGATGACGATTGATACAAAAAAGGCtaatgaggaggaggtggaaaggGCGCAGGTGTCGGGGGATTCGGGGTATGGTGCTACTGCTGCTGAGAgggatgctgctgctcccgttgaggtggttgcttga
- a CDS encoding hypothetical protein (COG:S; EggNog:ENOG503NZIE) gives MASSFLIKNHTIESQHIREYPHATAHSQEEPLLLAVKQYIPLNNLTPSPGDVSIIAAHANGFPKELYEPLWEDLLSLLNSRGVQIRGIWIADVTHQGQSGILNEANLGNDPSWIDHTRDLLHLTNHFRHSLPRPLIGVGHSFGANIIVNLSLLHPRLLSSLILLDPVLSRFQSKGPKYGFAPMKASAFRRDIWPSLAAAKSAFQSNPFYRTWDPRVFNSWLEHGLRPTPTRIYPDAPAGSVTLLTTKHMESFTYYRPIRQKLMGGGKHELDWDLIPDADEVVHKNPDFPFYRPEGGPATANKLPHLRPGCIWIFGSESNVNPPDVRQEKLDLTGVGPGGSGGAKNGRVKAVTIEGYGHLVPMERTTEVATYAADFLVEDLKHWRREQEEFERWAKKRDEEKWVISEEFEGWMGGRPVRKPKKEGGDKSKL, from the exons atggCCTCTTCATTCCTGATCAAGAACCACACCATCGAATCCCAACACATCCGCGAATACCCCCACGCCACCGCCCACTCCCAAGAagaacccctcctcctcgccgtcaaACAATAcatccccctcaacaacctcaccccctcccccggcgACGTCTCCATCATCGCCGCCCACGCAAATGGCTTCCCCAAAGAACTCTACGAGCCCCTCTGGGAAGACCTCCTatccctcctcaacagccGCGGCGTCCAAATCCGCGGCATCTGGATAGCAGACGTAACCCACCAAGGCCAATCCGGCATCCTCAACGAAGCCAACCTAGGCAACGACC CCTCGTGGATAGACCACACCCgcgacctcctccacctgacCAATCACTTCcgccactccctcccccgccccctcatCGGTGTCGGGCACTCCTTCGGCGCAAACATCATAgtcaacctctccctcctccatccccgcctcctctcctccctcatccttTTGGACCCGGTCCTCTCCAGGTTCCAATCCAAAGGCCCCAAATACGGCTTCGCCCCCATGAAAGCCTCCGCCTTCCGCCGCGACATCTGgccctccctcgccgccgccaaatcAGCCTTCCAATCCAACCCCTTCTACCGCACTTGGGACCCCCGCGTGTTCAACTCCTGGCTCGAACACGGCCTCCGACCAACCCCCACAAGAATCTACCCCGACGCCCCTGCTGGCTCAGTCACACTGTTGACAACCAAACACATGGAGAGTTTCACCTACTACCGCCCCATCCGTCAGAAGTTGATGGGGGGGGGCAAACACGAACTTGACTGGGATCTCATCCCCGACGCAGACGAAGTCGTGCATAAAAACCCCGACTTCCCCTTCTACCGCCCCGAAGGCGGCCCAGCAACGGCGAACAAGCTCCCCCATCTCCGGCCGGGCTGCATCTGGATTTTCGGCTCAGAGTCAAACGTCAACCCGCCCGACGTCCGGCAGGAGAAGCTCGACCTGACCGGAGTCGGTCCGGGCGGTTCTGGAGGCGCGAAGAACGGAAGGGTGAAAGCTGTCACCATCGAGGGGTACGGCCACCTTGTCCCAATGGAGAGGACGACCGAGGTCGCCACCTATGCCGCTGACTTCCTCGTCGAGGACCTCAAGCActggaggagggagcaggAAGAGTTTGAGCGGTGGGCCAAGAAGAGAGACGAGGAAAAGTGGGTGATTAgtgaggagtttgaggggtggatggggggacgGCCGGTGAGGAAGCCCaagaaggaagggggagacaaGTCAAAGTTGTAG